Proteins from one Chroococcidiopsis sp. CCMEE 29 genomic window:
- a CDS encoding nucleoside deaminase — protein MSHINFMRLALEEAKKGDAPYGAVIVKDNAVIATGYNTVKRDSDPSAHAEINAIRSLTTKIRNPSLEGYTLYTTGEPCPMCATACVWTGISEIVYGASIQDLIEISQSQINISCEEIIAKGFREIKVTKGILKAECLQLFK, from the coding sequence ATGAGCCATATAAATTTTATGAGGCTAGCCTTGGAAGAAGCAAAGAAAGGAGATGCTCCTTACGGCGCTGTTATTGTTAAAGATAACGCAGTGATAGCAACAGGGTATAACACCGTTAAGCGAGATAGCGATCCCTCTGCCCATGCAGAAATTAATGCGATCCGTAGTTTAACCACAAAAATTAGGAATCCTTCCTTGGAAGGTTATACCCTATATACAACTGGCGAACCTTGCCCGATGTGTGCTACGGCTTGTGTATGGACAGGTATCTCTGAAATTGTCTATGGGGCATCAATTCAAGACTTAATTGAGATAAGTCAATCTCAAATCAACATATCTTGTGAAGAAATTATTGCTAAGGGATTTAGGGAGATCAAGGTAACTAAAGGAATTTTGAAAGCAGAATGTCTGCAATTATTTAAATAA
- the rtcA gene encoding RNA 3'-terminal phosphate cyclase, giving the protein MIQIDGAYGEGGGQVLRTALSLAIITNQPIHIARIRAGRKQPGLAAQHLTAVRAAAAICQAEVRGDELGSMTLEFIPGGSAQAGQYTFDVTEAQKGGSAGAVTLVLQTVLLPLALTLGNSEVTLRGGTHVSFSPSLTYIQQVYLPMLNRMGVQAEVRLGAWGWYPQGGGEVELRVRGASKLSCINLLERGDLRQVQGLAVATALPSHIPQRMASRAENFLHRANLQASVKPLRERGMAPGAGIFLTAEYEHSLTAFGALGRVGLPAEKVAEIACEQLLRFHRTGAPVDEHMADQLLLPAALAAQESQYRVAEISTHLTTNAWAISHFGLARVTVDEADKVVASAPLSS; this is encoded by the coding sequence ATGATTCAAATTGACGGAGCTTACGGCGAAGGAGGCGGGCAGGTACTACGCACTGCACTCAGCCTTGCCATTATTACTAATCAACCGATACACATTGCTCGCATTCGAGCGGGACGCAAGCAGCCTGGATTAGCCGCTCAACACCTGACCGCTGTTCGGGCAGCTGCCGCAATTTGTCAAGCTGAGGTGCGGGGAGATGAGTTGGGTTCGATGACCTTGGAGTTTATTCCAGGTGGTTCTGCCCAGGCGGGACAGTATACGTTTGATGTGACAGAAGCGCAAAAAGGGGGTTCCGCTGGTGCAGTCACTCTGGTTTTGCAAACTGTCCTCCTACCTCTGGCGCTAACATTAGGTAACTCTGAGGTGACGCTAAGAGGGGGAACTCATGTTTCCTTTAGTCCCTCGCTCACTTACATTCAACAAGTCTACCTGCCCATGCTGAACCGGATGGGCGTGCAAGCTGAGGTGAGGCTAGGTGCTTGGGGTTGGTATCCCCAAGGTGGAGGTGAAGTAGAGTTGCGAGTAAGGGGTGCTAGCAAACTGAGCTGTATCAATTTATTAGAGCGCGGTGATTTGCGGCAGGTGCAGGGGTTGGCAGTTGCCACTGCACTGCCTTCGCACATTCCTCAACGGATGGCGAGTCGGGCAGAGAATTTTTTGCATCGAGCTAATCTTCAAGCCAGTGTAAAGCCGTTGCGAGAGCGGGGTATGGCACCAGGCGCGGGTATATTTCTAACAGCAGAGTATGAGCATAGTTTGACTGCGTTCGGCGCTTTGGGGCGTGTAGGGTTGCCAGCTGAAAAAGTCGCTGAAATCGCTTGTGAGCAACTGTTGCGTTTTCATCGGACAGGCGCGCCAGTGGATGAGCATATGGCGGATCAGCTGTTATTACCTGCTGCTTTGGCAGCACAGGAAAGTCAATACCGGGTAGCGGAGATTAGTACCCACCTAACAACGAATGCATGGGCAATTTCGCATTTTGGGTTAGCGCGGGTAACGGTGGATGAAGCTGATAAGGTGGTGGCGAGCGCACCTTTAAGCAGCTGA
- the sipA gene encoding regulatory protein SipA, translating to MSKEFAIGEKVRVIALPPYVKTAEPMPMLRPPNVIHLGEEGVVIDRRPGGYWGVRFAKGAFLMDSQYIEALTTTPPTEQPSADHIE from the coding sequence ATGTCCAAAGAATTTGCCATTGGCGAGAAAGTCCGAGTAATAGCGCTGCCGCCCTACGTCAAAACAGCTGAACCGATGCCAATGCTGCGTCCTCCTAATGTGATTCACCTTGGTGAAGAAGGAGTTGTCATCGATCGCCGTCCAGGAGGATATTGGGGTGTCCGCTTTGCTAAGGGAGCCTTTCTAATGGATAGCCAGTATATTGAGGCATTAACAACTACTCCGCCAACTGAGCAGCCATCTGCCGACCACATAGAGTAA
- a CDS encoding ROK family protein yields METNEYIRTLSVDIGGSGIKVIVLDTAGNPQTERARVETPQPAKPETVISAIAQLAVGCEFDRVSVGFPGVVRSGVTQTAVNLDSEWIGFDLGTALSQRLGKPVRVVNDADMQGLGAISRQGVELVVTLGTGFGSALFVDGKLVPNLEMGHHEFRKGETYEQQLGRAALEDVGVKKWNTRLEKAIASLQHLFNYDYLYLGGGEAKKVTLELPSNVKIIPNMSGLLGGIALWRE; encoded by the coding sequence ATGGAAACAAATGAATATATCCGCACCCTATCAGTTGATATTGGTGGCAGTGGCATCAAGGTAATTGTGTTGGATACAGCGGGTAATCCCCAAACTGAACGGGCGCGTGTAGAAACACCACAACCGGCTAAACCGGAGACAGTAATTAGTGCGATCGCTCAGTTAGCAGTTGGATGTGAGTTTGACCGGGTGTCAGTAGGGTTTCCTGGTGTTGTGCGCAGCGGCGTGACTCAAACGGCGGTTAATTTAGACTCAGAATGGATTGGTTTTGACTTGGGTACAGCACTCTCCCAGCGTTTAGGCAAGCCAGTGCGGGTAGTGAATGATGCCGATATGCAGGGATTAGGGGCAATTTCTAGACAGGGTGTGGAATTGGTAGTTACTCTAGGTACAGGCTTTGGTTCTGCCCTGTTTGTAGACGGTAAACTGGTGCCGAATCTGGAAATGGGACACCATGAGTTTCGCAAAGGGGAAACTTACGAACAGCAACTGGGACGCGCAGCTTTGGAAGATGTTGGTGTAAAAAAATGGAACACTCGCCTAGAAAAAGCGATCGCTTCTCTACAACATCTATTTAATTATGATTACCTTTACCTTGGTGGTGGGGAGGCAAAAAAGGTAACACTAGAGCTACCCTCAAATGTCAAAATTATCCCTAATATGAGTGGTTTATTGGGTGGTATTGCTTTGTGGCGAGAGTAG
- a CDS encoding sensor histidine kinase codes for MSQPIHIYNHPFRFLLYLEWVLLALAALTEALPNPSPRFAARLPLLTILSLAGFGLMGLRLPTGKQIYKLLYTSLEILLILLTAIAGSRGIRLFPFLYLILVTRSCLIFQLPGRLVVTSLAFTLFLLTLTRRLHRFPASPMWQERLRFIPFSFALLFGLTLVFVLLLMNAVLAERQSREKLAMANEQLRKYALRIEDQATLQERNRIAREIHDSLGHSLTALNLQLETALKLWQSNPAKAQTFLARAKQLGSKALQDVRQSVSAMRSKPLQGRLLEPAIASLAEEFHCSTGVAPICEIQLRRVLPDEVNTAIYRITQEALTNISKHAAATEVKIQLNTTATDLHLAIYDNGRGFDLDQNTSGFGLQSMRDRTLALGGRFEIYSTPQAGCRITADIPLPRLPQ; via the coding sequence GTGAGCCAACCCATTCACATTTACAACCACCCTTTTCGGTTTCTGCTCTATTTAGAGTGGGTACTGCTGGCGCTGGCTGCTTTAACTGAAGCCCTACCTAATCCGTCGCCAAGATTCGCTGCTCGATTACCGCTGCTGACAATTTTGAGTCTGGCTGGATTCGGGTTGATGGGCTTAAGATTACCTACTGGTAAGCAGATTTACAAGCTGCTATATACCAGTCTAGAAATTTTGCTAATTTTATTAACTGCGATCGCAGGTAGTAGAGGGATTCGTCTGTTTCCGTTTCTCTACCTCATTTTAGTGACTCGCAGTTGTTTAATTTTTCAGTTGCCTGGTCGCTTAGTGGTTACGAGTTTAGCGTTTACCTTATTCCTGCTGACGTTGACGCGCCGCTTGCATCGCTTTCCGGCATCTCCAATGTGGCAGGAGCGATTACGCTTTATTCCATTCAGCTTTGCGCTGTTGTTTGGATTGACGTTGGTGTTTGTGTTGCTGTTAATGAATGCAGTGTTAGCAGAGCGTCAAAGTCGTGAAAAACTAGCAATGGCGAATGAGCAACTGCGAAAATACGCCTTGCGAATTGAAGATCAAGCCACACTGCAAGAGCGTAACCGCATTGCTCGTGAGATCCATGACTCCTTGGGACATTCTCTAACTGCCTTGAACCTTCAGCTGGAAACGGCGCTGAAACTGTGGCAGTCCAACCCAGCCAAAGCTCAAACATTTCTGGCACGGGCGAAACAGCTAGGTTCTAAGGCGTTGCAAGATGTGCGACAATCGGTCTCTGCTATGCGCTCTAAGCCTTTACAAGGGCGACTGCTAGAACCAGCGATCGCCTCTCTTGCTGAGGAGTTTCATTGCTCCACTGGTGTTGCACCGATCTGCGAAATTCAGCTGCGGCGCGTGCTTCCAGATGAAGTTAACACCGCTATTTATCGCATCACGCAAGAAGCACTGACCAATATTTCCAAACATGCAGCGGCAACTGAGGTGAAAATTCAGCTCAATACTACGGCAACAGACTTGCATTTAGCTATTTACGACAATGGTAGAGGGTTTGACTTAGACCAAAACACTAGCGGATTTGGACTCCAAAGTATGCGCGATCGCACTCTGGCACTAGGAGGCAGATTTGAAATCTACAGCACCCCCCAAGCTGGCTGCCGCATCACTGCTGATATTCCCTTGCCGAGGTTACCACAATGA
- a CDS encoding Uma2 family endonuclease, whose translation METTRAIAEQRVVFHHVSWQTFKALLVEIGEDRTSRLTYDQGTLEIMTPLMPHEQSNRLIERLIYVLVEEMELDLVTAGSTTLDRPDLERGAEPDSSYYIQNEALMRDREEIDLTQDPPPDLVLEVEYSRSSVDKLRLYASMGVPEFWRYNGHVLRIYRLDGEQYQLCENSPTFTPVAVSEIPRFIEEAKKIGEVAMIKSFRAWVRQ comes from the coding sequence ATGGAAACTACACGCGCGATCGCAGAACAACGGGTCGTATTCCACCACGTTAGTTGGCAAACTTTCAAAGCTTTGCTGGTTGAGATAGGCGAAGACCGAACTTCCCGCCTAACCTATGACCAAGGAACGCTGGAAATTATGACTCCTCTGATGCCTCATGAGCAATCGAACCGGCTCATTGAGCGTTTAATTTATGTGTTGGTTGAGGAGATGGAACTAGACCTTGTCACAGCAGGATCTACGACTTTAGACCGCCCAGACTTGGAGAGAGGTGCTGAACCTGATAGCAGCTACTACATCCAGAATGAAGCCCTGATGCGGGACAGGGAAGAAATCGATTTAACTCAAGATCCGCCGCCTGATTTGGTGCTGGAGGTGGAATACTCTCGATCATCTGTAGATAAATTGCGCCTTTATGCGTCAATGGGGGTTCCTGAATTTTGGCGTTATAACGGGCATGTGCTACGTATTTACCGATTGGATGGAGAACAGTATCAACTGTGTGAAAATAGTCCTACTTTTACACCTGTGGCAGTTAGTGAGATTCCCCGTTTTATTGAAGAGGCTAAAAAGATTGGGGAAGTGGCGATGATTAAGTCTTTTCGTGCTTGGGTGAGACAATAA
- a CDS encoding Uma2 family endonuclease has protein sequence MTIITAKRFTLEEYHRLADLGFFSEDDRVELIRGEIIQMAAKGTAHTNCCRNLLRELAALIAGQAELQCQDPITLPSNSEPEPDFVILRQRDDNYRYALPNPSDVLLIIEIANSTLKYDQEVKLPLYAEAGISDYWLFNLVENHLEAYSEPYQELQGTFGYRVKRIFLLNEVVTFICFPDLSLDLSRVFPKFKE, from the coding sequence ATGACGATCATCACTGCAAAGCGTTTCACCCTTGAGGAGTATCACCGTCTAGCAGACTTGGGATTCTTCAGTGAAGATGACCGGGTTGAATTAATTCGCGGAGAAATTATCCAGATGGCGGCTAAAGGCACAGCCCATACAAATTGTTGCAGAAATTTACTAAGGGAACTAGCAGCACTGATAGCAGGTCAGGCAGAACTGCAATGCCAAGATCCAATTACCTTACCATCTAACAGCGAACCTGAGCCAGACTTTGTTATTCTGCGGCAACGTGATGATAACTATCGCTATGCTCTCCCCAATCCATCAGATGTTCTGCTGATAATTGAGATTGCAAACTCTACCCTAAAATATGACCAAGAGGTTAAACTACCCCTTTATGCTGAAGCAGGTATTTCCGATTATTGGTTATTTAATTTAGTAGAAAATCACTTAGAAGCTTACAGTGAACCTTATCAAGAATTGCAAGGAACTTTTGGTTATAGAGTAAAGCGGATTTTTCTGCTAAATGAGGTAGTTACTTTTATTTGTTTTCCTGATTTGTCACTCGATTTATCCAGGGTTTTTCCTAAGTTTAAGGAATGA
- a CDS encoding type II toxin-antitoxin system death-on-curing family toxin translates to MTLIYYWLNKQEVIALHDEAVKDFGGSLGVLNEGALESTIMRPQQLAYYEPESNICDLAAAYGYGLVKNHCFVDGNKRIAFITIGVFLIRNGYELVAPEVEAVEVMVDLAKGELSQAELATWLISNIEQI, encoded by the coding sequence ATGACCTTAATCTATTACTGGTTGAACAAACAAGAAGTTATTGCACTGCACGACGAAGCCGTCAAAGACTTTGGAGGTAGTTTGGGGGTGTTAAACGAGGGGGCGCTGGAGTCTACTATAATGCGTCCTCAACAACTGGCATACTATGAGCCAGAGTCAAATATCTGTGACTTAGCAGCAGCCTATGGGTATGGCTTAGTTAAAAACCACTGTTTTGTGGATGGCAATAAGCGTATTGCCTTCATTACTATAGGCGTGTTTCTAATAAGGAACGGTTACGAGTTGGTAGCTCCTGAGGTGGAGGCAGTTGAAGTCATGGTTGATTTGGCAAAAGGGGAGTTATCTCAAGCAGAGTTAGCAACTTGGTTAATCAGTAATATTGAGCAGATATAG
- a CDS encoding sirohydrochlorin chelatase, with the protein MPTVNTTNLTGLDQSKVQHLLPLPLHRPLLMIGHGTKDEAGRQSLLDFAAAYQALDTSRPVLPCFLELTKPTIQDGIEQCVAQGYTELSVLPILLFAARHNKFDVTNELDRARQRYPQLKFHYGRHFGITPGILELWRSRLAELDQPQWNRSETVLLFVGRGSSDPDANSDVCKLARILWEGSGYSTVETCFIGITHPRLEEGFRRARLYQPKRIIVLPYFLFTGILVKKIFDITAQQQEQYPDISITCLPEMGLHPQLFSILREREIETQMGQVQMNCEMCKFRLAAAANGNDHVHTHHHEHGHHDHHSHDHSHSPVDPYADVEAYHQKIWQAP; encoded by the coding sequence ATGCCTACTGTTAATACAACAAATCTGACTGGTCTAGATCAGTCAAAAGTCCAGCACCTTTTACCACTGCCGCTACATCGCCCTTTATTAATGATTGGTCATGGTACCAAGGATGAAGCAGGGAGACAGAGCTTGCTGGATTTTGCTGCTGCCTATCAAGCTTTGGATACATCCCGTCCTGTTCTACCTTGTTTTCTGGAACTGACTAAGCCCACGATTCAGGATGGGATCGAGCAATGTGTTGCCCAAGGTTATACCGAACTTTCAGTGCTGCCAATTCTTCTATTTGCAGCGCGGCACAATAAGTTTGATGTGACTAACGAATTAGACCGAGCACGGCAACGTTATCCTCAGCTTAAGTTTCACTACGGACGTCATTTTGGGATTACACCGGGGATTCTGGAATTATGGCGATCGCGCTTGGCAGAATTAGATCAGCCGCAGTGGAATCGCTCCGAAACCGTGCTGTTGTTTGTCGGTCGTGGCTCTAGTGACCCCGATGCCAACAGCGATGTTTGCAAACTCGCCCGAATTTTATGGGAAGGCAGTGGTTACTCAACAGTTGAAACCTGTTTTATCGGCATTACCCACCCTCGGTTGGAAGAAGGTTTCCGTCGCGCTCGACTCTACCAGCCAAAACGGATTATTGTTTTACCCTACTTTCTGTTCACTGGAATCTTGGTCAAAAAGATTTTCGACATCACCGCCCAACAACAGGAACAATACCCAGATATTTCCATCACCTGTCTGCCAGAAATGGGCCTTCATCCCCAATTGTTCTCGATCCTGCGAGAGCGGGAAATTGAAACCCAGATGGGTCAAGTGCAGATGAATTGTGAAATGTGCAAATTTCGGTTAGCTGCTGCAGCAAATGGTAATGATCACGTTCACACTCATCATCACGAGCATGGACACCACGATCACCACAGTCACGACCACTCTCATTCCCCGGTAGATCCCTACGCAGATGTAGAGGCGTATCATCAAAAAATTTGGCAAGCCCCTTAG
- a CDS encoding VOC family protein produces the protein MMSSTTPSTVLSPGSLRRVHHIALNVRDMQASRDFYGTILGLHELTGDEVPSTLVELVAAGKVANFITPDGTVLDLFWEPDLLPPHSDPSHAFTRANHLAFDIAPHLFDQAVEVLKQNQVAIAHGPVSRPTGQGVYFYDPDGFMIEIRCDPEEI, from the coding sequence ATGATGTCTAGCACCACCCCAAGCACTGTTCTTTCTCCAGGTAGCCTGCGTCGAGTCCACCACATTGCCTTAAATGTGCGTGATATGCAAGCTTCCCGCGACTTTTACGGAACTATCCTTGGTTTGCATGAACTGACAGGCGACGAAGTTCCATCTACGCTGGTTGAGTTGGTAGCAGCTGGGAAAGTCGCCAACTTCATCACCCCAGATGGCACTGTCCTCGATTTATTTTGGGAACCGGATTTGCTACCGCCACACTCAGATCCCAGTCACGCTTTTACCCGCGCCAATCATCTTGCCTTTGATATTGCTCCGCACTTGTTTGACCAGGCAGTCGAGGTGCTAAAACAAAATCAAGTAGCGATCGCACATGGTCCCGTCAGCCGTCCTACAGGACAAGGTGTCTACTTCTACGATCCAGATGGATTTATGATTGAGATCCGTTGCGATCCAGAAGAAATTTAA
- a CDS encoding response regulator transcription factor encodes MIRVLLVDDQSLIRQGLRVLLELEPDLQVVGEAENGKTAIEMVEKLQPDVVLMDVRMPVMDGVAATREILQRFVGSKVLVLTTFDDDEYLAAALRYGAMGYLLKDTPSEELAAAIQAVHKGYTQLGPGLVEKIIAKVPAVAPIPTASLPSGWGDLTPREKEVLQLIAKGASNREIAQALFISEGTVKNHVTNILNRLHLRDRTQAAIFANSFLPHLDI; translated from the coding sequence ATGATTCGCGTATTGCTGGTAGATGACCAAAGTTTGATTCGTCAAGGCTTGAGGGTACTGCTGGAGTTAGAACCAGATTTGCAAGTTGTAGGAGAAGCTGAAAATGGCAAAACCGCAATTGAGATGGTGGAGAAGTTACAGCCAGATGTGGTACTGATGGATGTGCGGATGCCAGTCATGGACGGAGTGGCAGCAACGCGAGAAATTCTTCAGCGTTTTGTTGGTTCAAAGGTCTTAGTGTTGACGACTTTTGATGATGATGAATACTTAGCTGCAGCACTGCGTTACGGGGCAATGGGGTATTTGCTTAAGGATACGCCCTCAGAAGAGTTAGCTGCTGCAATTCAAGCTGTTCACAAGGGTTATACTCAGCTAGGACCGGGATTAGTTGAGAAAATTATTGCTAAAGTCCCAGCGGTGGCACCAATCCCGACAGCTAGCCTCCCATCCGGTTGGGGCGATCTTACTCCCCGAGAGAAGGAAGTTTTGCAGTTAATTGCCAAGGGAGCCAGTAACCGGGAAATTGCTCAGGCGCTTTTCATTTCTGAGGGGACAGTTAAAAACCATGTGACAAATATTTTGAATCGGCTGCATTTGCGCGATCGCACCCAAGCCGCAATCTTTGCTAATTCCTTCTTACCTCACCTGGATATCTAA
- a CDS encoding AbrB/MazE/SpoVT family DNA-binding domain-containing protein → MDTLKLREIGNSVGVTLPKEYLKHMDVEAGDEVFVTKESDGRLVLSPYDKNFAATMEAYRRVKRRYRNALKELADR, encoded by the coding sequence ATGGACACTCTCAAACTCAGAGAAATAGGTAACTCTGTTGGAGTGACACTCCCAAAGGAATACCTCAAACATATGGATGTAGAAGCTGGGGATGAAGTCTTCGTCACTAAAGAGTCTGACGGTCGGTTAGTCCTATCGCCTTACGATAAGAATTTTGCCGCGACGATGGAAGCTTATCGACGTGTCAAAAGACGATATCGTAACGCCTTAAAGGAACTAGCTGATAGATGA
- a CDS encoding DUF4385 domain-containing protein has translation MAFDYSLDFKTINFRSSPEMYRVGKGEQGVLLVEPYKSEILPYWRFKTPDIAKQSSEKIYQLFLDYLEQDDFVGADMARKFLQMGYTRSRRYANHKSGRKYKTNPQKEISKESQVKVRKDILPNELDPVKAESAAIFKEKWMQAKTNDKYLQLLAKHKQMYEQG, from the coding sequence ATGGCGTTTGACTACTCTTTAGATTTTAAGACAATCAACTTTCGCTCCTCTCCTGAAATGTATCGAGTTGGTAAGGGTGAGCAGGGAGTGCTGCTAGTGGAACCCTACAAATCCGAAATTTTGCCATATTGGCGGTTCAAAACTCCAGATATCGCTAAGCAATCTAGCGAAAAAATATATCAACTGTTTCTTGATTACCTGGAGCAGGATGATTTTGTTGGTGCAGATATGGCTCGGAAGTTTTTACAAATGGGTTATACGCGATCGCGCAGATATGCTAATCATAAGAGCGGCAGAAAATACAAAACCAATCCTCAAAAGGAAATTTCTAAAGAATCTCAGGTTAAGGTGCGAAAAGATATATTACCGAATGAATTAGATCCGGTTAAAGCTGAGTCTGCGGCAATATTTAAAGAAAAGTGGATGCAAGCAAAGACGAATGATAAATATCTCCAGCTTTTAGCAAAGCATAAGCAGATGTACGAGCAGGGATGA
- a CDS encoding ion transporter, giving the protein MLFKQRIAFYLEDIETPIGRAITIIITGLVLLSSAIFVVETYTVPTSIRIKLDFIDTTILVIFSIEYLLRFWCAENKVKYFFSLYSLIDLMAILPVFLGAVDIRFIRIFRWFRILRLIRFIEGKTLFGRITTADSVIFARILFTLFAIIFVYSGLIYQVEHPVNSKVFRTFWDAVYFSVVTMTTVGFGDVTPISEVGRLMTVLMILTGIALIPWQLGDLIKQLVKTTNQVETLCPTCNLSFHDADAQFCKLCGTKLEKAKAKQLFSVGDAAASNTDSPN; this is encoded by the coding sequence ATGTTATTCAAACAACGTATTGCCTTTTATTTAGAAGACATTGAAACGCCAATAGGCAGAGCAATTACTATAATTATTACAGGTTTGGTTTTACTGTCTTCAGCTATATTCGTTGTGGAGACATACACAGTACCAACCTCTATTCGGATTAAACTTGATTTTATAGATACTACTATTTTAGTTATTTTTTCTATTGAGTATTTGCTACGCTTTTGGTGTGCTGAAAATAAAGTCAAATATTTTTTTAGTCTCTATTCCTTAATCGATTTAATGGCAATTTTGCCAGTATTTTTAGGAGCAGTAGACATTCGCTTTATCCGTATATTCAGATGGTTCCGAATATTGAGATTAATTCGATTTATAGAAGGTAAAACTTTGTTTGGACGCATCACTACTGCGGATAGCGTCATTTTTGCACGAATATTGTTTACTTTATTTGCAATTATCTTTGTTTACTCAGGCTTAATTTATCAAGTCGAACACCCTGTTAATTCTAAAGTTTTCCGTACTTTTTGGGACGCAGTCTATTTCTCTGTAGTAACGATGACAACCGTTGGTTTCGGCGATGTGACCCCAATTTCAGAAGTAGGTCGCCTCATGACAGTCCTAATGATTTTGACGGGTATTGCCCTTATCCCTTGGCAATTGGGCGACTTAATTAAGCAATTAGTCAAAACAACCAATCAAGTAGAGACGCTTTGTCCTACTTGCAATTTATCCTTCCATGATGCTGATGCTCAGTTCTGTAAGCTATGTGGCACTAAGTTAGAAAAGGCTAAGGCTAAACAACTCTTTAGTGTAGGTGACGCAGCAGCTAGCAATACTGACAGTCCTAATTAA